The genomic stretch CCGTCTCTGATTACCCTCCTACAATATAAGTAACATTTCTCCAGTTAGCAAGGATACAGAAAAGTAGCCTATGAATGTCTTTGACTGCTGCCGTCCATCACGTGACCTTAAGGTCATGGTGCTCTCTTGAGAGCCTGCCTTTACCTTGAACACACCATGTTTGACAGCTCTACCAGTTTTGCCTTCATAATTTCCATATTTAGACCAATTTATAATACGGGTTGAGTCATGAAGAGAGCTCTTATTAacaccaggtgtaaatgcaaacgCCTGTGATCAGACATCATTATCTGATAacatccagatacagatcacagGTTAAGAATAgttaaaaaacataaagttgtagagtttttaaaacaaatgtaacatGATACATTATAGTTGTTGATATGTTGCACTTGTGATTTAACATGTTGGATTTAGTCAAAACTAAATACAAATCATTCACTCAAAGGAGAAACTCAGCAGTAAATCTGAATTCACATGTTATTCCAATGATCCTCACGGTTCAGACAGCAACGATCTTCTCCCTCAGAGAACTGAGGCTCTAATCTTTGATGTCATCATGATACAAAACCTGGAGGTGGTCGGCTGACGATATATTACAGTCTGCATTTGTGGACGCACAGAGTAGCTCTGTAGAAGTTTAATGTCCCGGTAAAagctttatttcatttcagcacTGAGCAGAAAAAATGCTCCTGTCTCCATAAAATCGCCCCGGGTGCCATCAGGCTGTCCACGCTGTTGTTTCAGGATTTATCTCTTGATGACATCGTGAAAGTTTCCTGCTGTGTTGTTATAGTCTTCAGAGGCTTGATCACAAATCTAAACTTAAACTAAAGTGGAATAACATGTGAATTCAGCTTTAGGGTGGAATTTCCTCGTAGTATTTGCCAAATGGAGCAAAGAACAATCTgctttttacagtaaaaatgtcccGACTATTTCATAGCAATCATCCAGACAGGCATGATGACCTCAGGGAAGCCTTCCTGCTTCTCAACAGCCAGGACCTCCAGGCCGGCTTTGGCGATGATGTGCTTCATGATGTCCAGGTGGCGGCTGATGCTACTGTCGATGGGGTCCAGCTTGCAGCCCTGCCGCGCCATATTGTCCTTTATTATGATGACGCCGTTTGGACGAAGGCTCTTCTTACAGCGCTTCAGGAAGTTCATCAGGTCCTTGTCTGTTAAGTGGcctgaagagaaagaaagatacagaatgaaaagaaaaaaaaaatccaaactgacATCATGTATAGATTTCTTGTAGGGAATTTCTTCCTTGACTTGACTTCATACAAAAACAGGCTAAACCACAGGTTGTCCTGCTGCAGGCTGCTGGTCAAGACAGGCACTgacataaagacattttttctttcgTTTATTCTCCATCTCGCCATTCAAGCTAAGTGACCCGGACGTCCTTCTCCATGCTCACGTTCTCCAGCTCCTTGCAGTATTTCCAGGCTGGATGGGATATTTAATTTCTCCAGAGGATTTTCTCTCAGTTGATCATGTCCAGAGAGGCATCGAGGGGGCATCCTGCTACCACAATCCCCAATCTCAGCTATTAACTCGGTGcgtacaatgttattataaccTTTAGTAGCAATAGACCATTTCACAAATACTGCGATGGTGGATTTTGACGAGCCAGTGACATTGACACAGTGGGACGCATAGTTTGGCAACATTGCAACAAAAGTTAGTCGTCCAACACAGTAAGACTAACGCAGTAAAAGGGTATAAATTAATGGAAAGAAGACAGTTTTGAGAGCGGAACAGTTGGAGAGTTAAGAagctgaagaaagaaaacagtgtCTGTTAGACTGTGAAATCTCCATCACAGACCGAAAGAAAAGACGTTTTAATATCACAATGTCAGACGGCTCATCTGTTAAAACTCCAGCCGAGGGCAGATCGGtgtgttatgttttatgtaacacCTGTAGGATGTGTTCTGACTGATgcaagaacttttttttttttttatcaccttGCAGTGTTACAACCAAAAATATAGTATGTCCACAACCATTTGTACAGATATTAGCTAATAAATTAAATGCAATTCACATGATTAGAGTCAAGAGAAATTTATTGTCAACCCAGCCATGTACGAGTACACAGTAGGGATGAGATGTAGTTTCTCTGGGGTTAATGGTGCtacatttaacattaacattgcAACAGTGCAAACAACACATAAAGTGCAGAGTCAGTGTAAGGATGTAGGATGTAAACCGTGTAGAcatttgtctgtatttataGACTTTGACCTTTGAGTTAGAATGGTTGTGGTAAAGTGGATGTGTGCATTTAAGGtagttaaatatatttattatatttaattgtcTCTACAGTTCAATGTTAACAACTTTAAATCTTGGGATTGTGGATTTTTCTGCTGAAAAGGAAATTTATTTTGAGTGTTATGGTTCTGATGGCACTTTGgctctcagagagaaaaaagaggtcAAATAACATAATTCATAAgtaaatgaaaatatcaaaataaataaataatctctGTGATATGCAGCTTGCAGACTGAGACGTCTCTCGTACTTACACGCCACCCACTGCATCCAGATGACGTCGTACTTGTTCAGCGGTGGCGTTAATTCTTGCAGGTTGTAGCAGTAGTAGGTCTCGATGCGGTCGGCGTCATCGCCCAGGTACTCCTCGTGCGCGTGGAGCAGGAAGTTCTCAACCATGTCCGCCATCTCCATTTTCTCAAACACAGGGAGGAGGACGCCTTTGGTCACACGGCCGATCCCGCAGCCGCAGTCCAGAGCGCAGTGTGTGCCGGCCTTACCGGGACCCTGAAGATGAAAAGAAACGGGACCAGGAAGTAAAACaaaattctacttttacttaaaggttGAGCTGAAAGTTAAATACCTTAAATGGAGGATAATTGTAGAGGTGAGCTTAAAAAATACgactttatgtttatgtttcacaaaagaaaaagtgcatttaaatgtcagtttcCTTGTTGCATGTTATTATCATATCTATAGAAGGTCTATACTTCATTTTCTGTGTTGCCAGATGTCGAGATTCTGCACCTCAAAAGCACCGACAGCACAAACAAGCAGCCTTCAGTTCCTCAGGGCAACCAGACTATGAACTTTACCACGAGGGAACAAAAAGTCACCTCACTTGAATCATGCtggtttttcttccttttcatttgGTATTCTGACCTCACTCCAACCCCTCCACACCAGGGGCCCCCGGTGTGTGATTGTATGAAAGATGGGGCCCCGGGGAGCTCTGCGCTTGTTACAGGAGGCTTCCTGGTTTCGGTGAATTACTGCCATATTGCTCTGTGAGTATGTAGCTCAGTTTAATCTGGATGTAGTCTAAAtctttttctgcagcacttacTTTTAATGGAGATGTCAGGGTTTTAACAGGAGTTGTTTGAAGCCACAGAGGAGTTTTTTGGGAGAGGATGATGTGTCGCTGAGCGCACGGCCGTAGAGGAGAATCCTTTGGATGTATTTTGGTTTATTATTTAGCTTTCAAGTGAGATATTTAAAGTGGACAGAGCCATTATCACCAGCTTTAACTCATAAATTTACTATTTTTAgagcacattttctgtttcagtgtCCCAACTTTAAAGAGACACTACCTCCTAAGTACAGTGTATGGTCGAAAGTATGCGGACACCCTGGTctgcatatgtttgtgtgtatttttggtctggggtttgtttttacatgtctgATCTCGatcttgataataataatgtgcttccaactttgtgtCAACAGTTCGATAATGTCTTTTTTCCCGTTTCAACATGACAGTGCCGTACACAAAGCCAGATCCATGAAGAAAtagttttcccagtttggtgtggaagaattTAACTGGCCTTGACCCcgacctcaaccccatccaacacgTTCGGGatgaactggaaacactggCAGCCAGCCAGGCCTTCAAAAACCATAATaactcttttattttgaaaagatgATACCCAGTGATAtaataaaagatgaaatattGACATGCAAGTGATATTAAACTGGTTTCAAACCTATTTCTATCaagtttattttgtctgtttctatAATCTGTCtgagcaaacagcagcagtttatttagtatcatcatgttttaaactgtgaatgtttttcttgtggTAATTTTCTGAATACCAAAGCTGTAAGTAAGGTTGTAAAACATGACAGTAAAGGAaagatattaatattttaatcagATCtgagccagaaaaaaaaaagttttatgatTAACAATTTATTAATCGCTTCGAGCAAAAAGTGGTTCCAGCTTTTTAAGGAGTGTGAGAATTTActgctttttctgtttcatatcacTATCATTTGAATATATCTGGGTTTTGAGCTGTTATATTTGGCTCTAGGGACTCGTGATGGACACTTTtactattatctgacattttattgattaaaagaGTCATCACTaatgaacataaataaatagtttcAGCCCTAATCCTCTATTATTTACTGTTGTACTTCTCTTATTGTATTAGTCTCActatgttttcttatttttgatCCTGTGACACACTTTCTTGACACTGTTATATTATTAACATTCTTATAACTCTATACTAAGTGTAGCAGCGAGCGTTGAGTCACGAGGAAGTGCCGATAGGAGCTGTGATAAATCTGGGcttgttgtgtttacattagCACCAGAGGAAAAGTAGCCACTTAGCCTTCTGTAGTTTCTTTAAACCATCCGATCTTAGCCGTTTATAATTAGACCCACTGCAAAAACGATCCTCTAAATAACCCGGCCTCTGGGCCAAACCCATTCCCCTGAATTAGCACTTGGACACACTCggcatctaaaaaaaaaccccgtcGTCGACACTaacatgtgtgcatgcatgcatgtgtgtcaaTTATACACTGTGCATGCAATTTATGAAACTACAGATATTTcacaactgaaaatgtaaatgtatgtcaTGTCCCGTCTCCTCTCTGTGAACAAACTATACACACAGATTAATAACTGCTGGCTCAGCTCGCTCTGTGTATGGGTGTTTATGGGGCTGACATTGAGTTTATGCTACTATTAGAATCTGCCTCCTCCCACATGAAACAAGGAGGAATTCCTTTAATGTTGGAAGATGTTGGATGATGAAATCCTTGCCCCTTAAAATAGAGTTTGACATAAATATTCAGAGAAGgtgatggagaaacaacagatCTTCTCAGATGTGACAGTATCAGTTTCTTATTGAGCCCTTTTGATCTGTTGTAAACTCACATGTGAGTCGGTATCTCATTACTCACCACAAACCTCTTCAGAAACTCGCGGGAGCCCTCCAGATCAACGTTGGATATATCCACAAAATCTCCCATCATGCCTTCCTCCGAGGCGGGGACGTCCTCGTAGAACTGCTGAGCCCGGTAGTAGAACTGTTTCTCTCCTTTGATGTATTCACAGGTGATGGGAAACAGCTTCACTGTTCAGACAAAGTCATAAAACACACGTTCAGGGTTACAGGTTATATTatcaatttatcaatttaaaATACTTACACATTACATAACCCTTAAAGTCTCCTCCAGTAATTTTGTATTTATCTCCATAAAGAGAgggtttgttttaatgaaaatattctaatttttttttttttttaaaaatctgattttctggacttatttccattttaaaacatgaatggTTGAAATCAAAGCAGCAGGGACAAACTATCCTGACTTTTATATATGAATCAAAAACACTgcatcctacaattcccataatgcaacactgttCATGAGTACAGGCTCTCGACAGCCACAAAAGACTATTAtggtgtttttgtaattatattTTCACCGCAGGCTTTGTATTCTGaacagagagctggagagagcaaaGACCACATTTATAGGAAATACATCCGGCTGAAATAAATAACtttgaacattttgttgttagactaatgagacatttttacaaaataatgaaaaaaaaaacctaattgAAAGCTTAAGGCCTCAAGAAGCCATAATGTTCTTTACACCCCACGTTACACCAGATGAACAGATGATTCTTAAGGCCTGTCTAACTCTGTCTTTACACTCCCCCCTTTTTGTTGGCAAAATCTaacaatttatatattttttcttgagCAGATATTTCCAATAATCACACAGGTTAAacttctctctgcagctgcagtCAGACAGAAATCCACCTGGCTGAATGCGTTGGCGTTGTGTAGCCAAAAAGCAAAGGGAGGGACATTTCACTGTCATTAAtctgtttgtgttatttaatcTGCGGTTATAAAGCAAGAATGTACACAATAAATATTTCCTGAATGATTCCACCTCCTCTCTCAAACCAGCTGCACATTAGAGAGTCAAGTTCAATCAGACTGAACTCTGCATGAAGCAAAGGAA from Thunnus albacares chromosome 9, fThuAlb1.1, whole genome shotgun sequence encodes the following:
- the ntmt2 gene encoding alpha N-terminal protein methyltransferase 1B, which translates into the protein MEISIEDDGSNKPENFAYRGAHQAFKDRWKQADDSMCRHSMSFHLFHTVRSEFFASYLYLVQMIPLVKLFPITCEYIKGEKQFYYRAQQFYEDVPASEEGMMGDFVDISNVDLEGSREFLKRFVGPGKAGTHCALDCGCGIGRVTKGVLLPVFEKMEMADMVENFLLHAHEEYLGDDADRIETYYCYNLQELTPPLNKYDVIWMQWVACHLTDKDLMNFLKRCKKSLRPNGVIIIKDNMARQGCKLDPIDSSISRHLDIMKHIIAKAGLEVLAVEKQEGFPEVIMPVWMIAMK